The genomic segment GGCCCACATAGTGACCAACCTCACCGCTCCTCAGGAATTAATATTAATAAGTAAATTACAAGTGAAATGCTGCTCATGAGGCATTTTGTCACCTCAATGACACATTCTCATTTCACTTAAACTGCAGGAACTCTTAAAGAGGAATACAAAAGAAATAAGAGATTCAAAGGACTGTTACTATGGAAACAAGAGTTTCCATACCTAGCTCTCAAAGTCCGATCTCTGAAGATGAAGATAGCTTCAGGATGAAGCCGGACTACAACCCTGTGACAGACCACACAGATATGACAGAGGGTCACTTATTGCCGACCTTTGCTGAAAAGTGTCAAGAAGACGACGACAACACCCTCCCTCCTGCCCCTGCAGCTCTCACAAGGTACTACAATGTGATGGATGATGAGGGCATAGATGATGTGTTCATGCCTCCTCCTTCTCTTCCTCCTCCTGTATCCCACAGGGCTCTTCCACTGGCAACAGAGGACAGCTCAGGTGCAGCTGATCTAAGCGTCAGTGATTCCAGTGTGACCTTTACAAATGGGGCAGCTGATGTCATGGCGGATAAACCTGATCTAAACAGCTTAGAATGGCCACATGAGGAAGAGCTAATAGAAGAGCAGACTGACAGGGAGGAACTGATAGCAAGTACAGTGCAGATATCTAACGAGCCTCTGGACATCGTATCATCATCAGAAACCTCCACAGCACCATCTGATCAAGATCAAGCATCCATGGATGGTATTCTGACAGAATCACGCTTAGATCCATCAGGAAGAGATCAGCAGGACAGCACAACAAGTGATGAAGAATCAGACGAGGAACCTGAAGATATTATCATTTTGAGTGATGGATCAGACTCTGACGAAAATAATATGAGAGACAAATGTCCAAACCGTACAACCAGCAGTGAAAAGCCTCAAGATGTGATGCAAGAGATGATGATCGAATCTTCAGGGGAATCTCCAGACGTTTGTGATCTCACTGAGTCTGTCTCACAACTAACAACATGTGATTATGATTTTACCCAAATGAATAAAGAGTCACTTGAGCCAGTGGAGAACTGCAACCAAAGCAGTAAGGACTCAGTAGAAACTCACTCCCTGGAACCGGAAATCCAAGAAAAGGAGATCAATGAGGACGAAGTGCGTGTTGACGCGAGGTCATTTAATTATATTACAACCAAATATGAGTGGATGAGGAGGGATAGTGACACAAGTGATGTTCAAGATGCCCAGCAACTTCCCTTCAAGGACAGTTCTAGAGAAAATGTAACGCAGCCTATGTCTTCATCTGATGACCGAAGAGGATCCAAAGAGCAAGAGGTGGAGAAAAAGAGAAAGCAGAGTGATGGAAGCAGGACAATTGCTACTGATATCCAACATGGGGAGGAACTACTCCAACGCTTGCAATTGTTGCAGCAACAGCAACATCCTTCTATCTCACAGGAGGGAGTCCAAGAGACAACTAAAGAGACAAGAACCAAGCACATGGCCACAGATGTGTCTGGGATTAAACTAGCCCACCTGAGAGCAACAGGGTGGGATCTATCACATGAAGATGAGAAGGAAGAAGAAACACCAAAGACAAGCTTGCTGCTTAGGGACAAGAAAAGAAAGAGTGAGGAAACAAAACTGCTTTTGTCTGCCAAACCACACCACCACAGGACTTCCAGAGTAGAAGCAGACAGCTCTGATGATGAACAAAACGACAGTGGGGTGTCTGCAGATTTGTCTCCAATCAACACCCATGAACTACTCTCCTCGCAAATCCCTGTTCTATCCAGCTGTCATCGATTCTCAGCCGCAGAGACCTCTATGGAGAAGCAGATCCATGAGGTGGCCTTAGCCACCCagaacctgcagagagctggaggTATCTATAATCTTGCAGATAATCCTGATGTTTTGGAGATACCTTTTAGAACCTGTATCTCACTTGATCAGTTGCCCATCGAGGATGATCCAGGCCACAGTGAAAGGTATTTCACAGAGACGAAGATGCAGAAAGAGATAAGTGGAGATGTTCAGCAAGAGCTGGTGCTGGTCAATCAAGGGACGGTCCTCAAGGGGTACAGTAAAGGTGAAACTCTGCAATTAAAGGAGACCAAAATGACGTTTGAGGCTTTCCAGCAGGACAACACACAGGGTCCAACAAGGCTCAGGAAACCTCATACATCCTTGTTGAAAGATCCCATTTCTCCCTCAGTTCTGGAGCGTACCCACAGTCTGGAGATGTTTACACTTACAAGTCACCCAATTCCAAGAACTCATTCTCTCAGGTTGTACCAGCCTGCAACATCTGACAGGGAAGCCAGCATTCAAAACCTAAGATCAAAAAGCCCCACTGGAGCCACAAGGGACAAGGCCGGGCGTCTGTCCCCTTACCCAAAACAAGACAAACACCAACGCCCTTACAAAAGCATGGATTCTATAAGCACCGAGGCATCTGCAACATCTGGGAAGACTGGAAGTAAAACGAAGGATGGAAACACAAGAAAATCATCTCCCATCCTGAGACAAAACCCATTTTTCAAGCTACGTCCAGCTCTTTCTCTGCAGCCTGAGGTTGAGAAGGACATCCGGGAGGCcaaggagagagaggaggagctGCGGAGACAGAGGTTCAAGCTGTACGGAGAGACTTGGCGGAATGCTGAAGAGGAGGATGCATCACCATTCAAACCTGCTCTCGCAGGTACGTACAGAGAgttagatctgatttgatgctttGACTACTTATCACCGATAGTGTCTGACAGAAAACCCTATCTCAGCCTTCTGTGTGGGCACTTTAATGAACGCCTCTCGACATTAGCATCACGCAGCGTTATCCAGGAAGTCTTATAGACAACTCGGTGTCTAACTCGATGGTTAAGGGCACATCACTCCGGCGGCAACCTGATGTGCGTAAGCAGGTCCCAGTGGGCTTAGTGACTGGTGACAAGATGAAGGCTACTATCTGCACTCCATCTAGAACCAGGGGCACTTCTGGTTCACTTAGAATATTCTGTAAATGTGAATGGCTTCTGACAGTTGATATGCCTTTTTGAAAGCAATGTGCATGTTGTCTTTGGTGGTATAGCCTGTAGGAAGATGTGGAGAACTGGTAAAGCAGTGGATCCACTCGGGGACTTTGTCATTATGACTATGTATTTAGCCACCGCAAAGAAATAATGATGTGAGCCTTAAGGTGAAGATAATGAAACTACACCTGACAGtattatgtatgtgtatataactACGGCCGGGAGAAAGTGAAGAAAATGACTTACTAATAAGACGAAATATCGCATTCTCCCTAAACTTGCCATTTCACTACAGTGCTTGAAAGCACATTGTAACATCAGCTCaaaagaaataagtgtttttattatgtaaatatattaaaaacaaaCCATAATACATTTAAGAACACAACAAGTAATCAGGAACAGAGTGTGGTGCACTGATACAAGAGCCACTCAactcaaaaatatatttattatagTTCTATATTCATGGATTTCTTATCATTATCGTTCATGGATGTTTCACTTTTAAATATGCCAAGGATTTGCCGCAATAATACTTTACAAAAAGTTTTAAGTGTGGAATACACAGGAAAATAAACAATAGAATAAAAGAGAAATGTTCATGATTAATGTCTGTTATGTTTTAACAATGTCTTATCGAACCCAATTATTCGGGCAGAGATCAGGCAGCTGATAAGGTCAAATCAAGGTGATTTATTTTTCCCAAAACCCACCACAATTCCAAAGCAACAAACAATGTGCACATGGTGTCAGAACAAAAAATCATGAGAATAAAAAGAAGACTAACAGGAAGGGCCACAGCAAAAATGATCAAATACCAAAAACAACACGAAGAAACAACAGAGGATGACAATTAACTCAGTAGTATACTCACGGGGGAACCAAGCGAAGGAACTGGCAACAAACAGGAAAAGGTGAGGGCTTAAATGCAAATGAACTAATGAACAACAGGTTGTGAATTAGGGAGGTAAGGTCAAAGTTGATGTGACAACTGAATGAACACCGAATGACTAAAACTGACCAGACATCAGAAGGTGAGTGAAAAACTACAAATAACGAGAAAATGATAATAATGACAAAATGACATAATGACAAAACATAACTGACAAAAAGAAGAGtattcacaaaacaaaaatacatatcAAAAAATACATAATGCAAAAAACAAATGTAGAACCCAGAGGAGAACAAAGTGcaacagtgtaaaactaacatgaAAACTAAGAATAAAGCAATCAAAACACAAACCACAAGAAGaactaattaataaataaatcaaggAATATGCACAGAAAATAAAGCTGGAACTTCAGTTTTTAGATTTTGTATATTATAGATGTGTGTTGGTAAGTGTGGAAATGCAATAAAAGTTTAGATGTGAGAAGGTGGACCAATGATTGAATGGAATGGTGTTAATTATGTAAATTATAGAatgattaaatatgtaaattGTAGAACGGCCCAACCAGGGACAAGAGTTATGAATTAGCGGTAGCTATAAACTCGGTAGCTATAAACTCTTTGTGCATCACATCAGTTGCAAACACTACTTGCTGTATGTCTgattgcattgtccctgtcaaataaacaaataaatgaaatgaaactgaCAAATGTGCAAAGTGCAAAATCAAGGAAGCAAAACACCAAGAACTCACAAAAAGCACAGAAGAGACATAATCAAACTATAAAAACAACCAAAAACTAAATCAAGAACTCAAGTGGAACTCAGAGATTATAGTGCTAAACCGGGAGGACAAAATATTATAAACCGAAGAGACACATGCAGAAGACAAAGACAATGGATCAACCATAGAGACGGACAGGGGACAGGACACTAACCACAAAACACAGACATGAATGCAGGACACAGCACAACAGGACATGGATAAGGACCGGGAGCGAGAATacgtacaaacacacacacacacacacacacacacacacacacacacacacacacacacacacacacacacacacacacacacacacacacacacacacaaaacaaagtctgATTTCTCTTTTATTTCTCTATTGTTTATTATGTCTGCAAACATTACTGTGTAAAACACCACTCTGCCGGAGCAACAATTAGTACCATTTCCAATAAAGTTAAATAAATTCCAGCTTAGTATCAGCTCTTATTAAAATTGAACAACTTGATTAAACACTATTATAGGGctgatttaactctatttggagtcGTATCAAATGTACTCCCGGCAGGAAATTTACGATGTACTACATAACACGTGTGCA from the Thalassophryne amazonica chromosome 16, fThaAma1.1, whole genome shotgun sequence genome contains:
- the LOC117528447 gene encoding uncharacterized protein LOC117528447 isoform X1, which codes for METRVSIPSSQSPISEDEDSFRMKPDYNPVTDHTDMTEGHLLPTFAEKCQEDDDNTLPPAPAALTRYYNVMDDEGIDDVFMPPPSLPPPVSHRALPLATEDSSGAADLSVSDSSVTFTNGAADVMADKPDLNSLEWPHEEELIEEQTDREELIASTVQISNEPLDIVSSSETSTAPSDQDQASMDGILTESRLDPSGRDQQDSTTSDEESDEEPEDIIILSDGSDSDENNMRDKCPNRTTSSEKPQDVMQEMMIESSGESPDVCDLTESVSQLTTCDYDFTQMNKESLEPVENCNQSSKDSVETHSLEPEIQEKEINEDEVRVDARSFNYITTKYEWMRRDSDTSDVQDAQQLPFKDSSRENVTQPMSSSDDRRGSKEQEVEKKRKQSDGSRTIATDIQHGEELLQRLQLLQQQQHPSISQEGVQETTKETRTKHMATDVSGIKLAHLRATGWDLSHEDEKEEETPKTSLLLRDKKRKSEETKLLLSAKPHHHRTSRVEADSSDDEQNDSGVSADLSPINTHELLSSQIPVLSSCHRFSAAETSMEKQIHEVALATQNLQRAGGIYNLADNPDVLEIPFRTCISLDQLPIEDDPGHSERYFTETKMQKEISGDVQQELVLVNQGTVLKGYSKGETLQLKETKMTFEAFQQDNTQGPTRLRKPHTSLLKDPISPSVLERTHSLEMFTLTSHPIPRTHSLRLYQPATSDREASIQNLRSKSPTGATRDKAGRLSPYPKQDKHQRPYKSMDSISTEASATSGKTGSKTKDGNTRKSSPILRQNPFFKLRPALSLQPEVEKDIREAKEREEELRRQRFKLYGETWRNAEEEDASPFKPALADWRKQSRHKLERTWPPPTKKDRLKSEQTQQEPKVHRAAGQRSPLWQRWETGLINGQASKEKK
- the LOC117528447 gene encoding uncharacterized protein LOC117528447 isoform X2 yields the protein METRVSIPSSQSPISEDEDSFRMKPDYNPVTDHTDMTEGHLLPTFAEKCQEDDDNTLPPAPAALTRYYNVMDDEGIDDVFMPPPSLPPPVSHRALPLATEDSSGAADLSVSDSSVTFTNGAADVMADKPDLNSLEWPHEEELIEEQTDREELIASTVQISNEPLDIVSSSETSTAPSDQDQASMDGILTESRLDPSGRDQQDSTTSDEESDEEPEDIIILSDGSDSDENNMRDKCPNRTTSSEKPQDVMQEMMIESSGESPDVCDLTESVSQLTTCDYDFTQMNKESLEPVENCNQSSKDSVETHSLEPEIQEKEINEDEVRVDARSFNYITTKYEWMRRDSDTSDVQDAQQLPFKDSSRENVTQPMSSSDDRRGSKEQEVEKKRKQSDGSRTIATDIQHGEELLQRLQLLQQQQHPSISQEGVQETTKETRTKHMATDVSGIKLAHLRATGWDLSHEDEKEEETPKTSLLLRDKKRKSEETKLLLSAKPHHHRTSRVEADSSDDEQNDSGVSADLSPINTHELLSSQIPVLSSCHRFSAAETSMEKQIHEVALATQNLQRAGGIYNLADNPDVLEIPFRTCISLDQLPIEDDPGHSERYFTETKMQKEISGDVQQELVLVNQGTVLKGYSKGETLQLKETKMTFEAFQQDNTQGPTRLRKPHTSLLKDPISPSVLERTHSLEMFTLTSHPIPRTHSLRLYQPATSDREASIQNLRSKSPTGATRDKAGRLSPYPKQDKHQRPYKSMDSISTEASATSGKTGSKTKDGNTRKSSPILRQNPFFKLRPALSLQPEVEKDIREAKEREEELRRQRFKLYGETWRNAEEEDASPFKPALADWRKQSRHKLERTWPPPTKKDRLKSEQTQEPKVHRAAGQRSPLWQRWETGLINGQASKEKK